One window from the genome of Moraxella nasibovis encodes:
- a CDS encoding CatB-related O-acetyltransferase, with the protein MAGHHSIRFEDFKQIAQNNYFSGLGDDEKFFAPDDRLFFDESLVLEPYCSFMNGFGHRNDLLCSMGSFSYSWSKLPTWLKVGRYCSIAHGLKFMGARHPYERLSSSSFTYDKNFVICHRFCQDEGRDFEIQSYAVATDNAVIGNDVWIGEGVTLANGITIGDGAIIAANAHVVKDVPAYAIVGGNPAKVIKMRFDDKTVERLIASLWWEYDFTVFENKSFLDPNRALDMLEEKIALAQVEKFVPKVITAKDLLASTIND; encoded by the coding sequence ATGGCGGGTCATCATAGTATTAGATTTGAAGATTTTAAACAAATTGCTCAGAATAATTATTTTTCTGGATTGGGCGATGACGAAAAGTTTTTCGCACCAGACGATCGTTTGTTTTTTGATGAAAGTTTGGTGCTTGAACCATATTGTTCGTTCATGAATGGCTTTGGGCATCGTAATGATTTATTATGCTCAATGGGATCATTTAGCTATAGCTGGTCAAAGCTGCCCACTTGGTTAAAGGTAGGAAGATACTGCTCTATTGCACACGGGCTTAAATTTATGGGTGCTAGGCACCCTTATGAGCGTCTCAGCTCATCCTCCTTTACTTATGATAAAAATTTCGTGATTTGTCATAGATTTTGCCAAGATGAAGGAAGGGATTTTGAGATTCAGTCTTATGCCGTTGCTACTGATAATGCGGTTATTGGAAATGATGTATGGATTGGCGAAGGCGTAACTTTGGCAAATGGTATTACCATCGGTGATGGGGCGATTATCGCTGCCAATGCCCATGTGGTCAAAGATGTGCCAGCCTATGCCATTGTCGGCGGTAACCCCGCCAAAGTTATTAAAATGCGGTTTGATGATAAGACGGTGGAGCGTTTGATTGCCAGTCTTTGGTGGGAATATGATTTTACTGTATTTGAGAACAAGTCCTTTTTGGACCCAAATCGCGCGCTGGATATGCTAGAAGAGAAGATTGCGTTGGCACAGGTGGAGAAGTTTGTGCCAAAAGTGATTACAGCGAAGGATTTGTTAGCATCTACAATCAATGATTAA
- the glf gene encoding UDP-galactopyranose mutase, which produces MINRYNAHILIVGAGFSGAVIARELAENGYQVKVLDKRNHIAGNCHTERDGETGVMVHQYGPHIFHTDDKEVWEYVNQHGTFMPYTNRVKSTVGGQVYSLPVNLHTINQFFGKAFSPKEAYDFITQNQANKTIGEPQSFEEQALKFVGKDLYEAFFKGYTQKQWGLSPTKLPASILKRLPVRFNYNDNYFFHEYQGMPKDGYTVIVESILNHPNIEVCLNTEFNPDEMAQFDHTFYTGALDGFYDYKLGRLGYRTLDFERHTDDGDFQGCAVMNYGEESVPYTRIAEHKHFTPWENHDKTVYFKEYSRLCGENDIPYYPIRLVDEKAMLEQYVELANQETKVTFVGRLATYRYLDMDVTIREALDVARAFLTAKQNGEPVKPFYVNVL; this is translated from the coding sequence ATGATTAACCGATATAATGCTCACATCCTAATCGTCGGTGCAGGCTTCTCTGGTGCAGTCATTGCTCGTGAGCTTGCTGAAAATGGTTATCAAGTCAAAGTGCTTGATAAAAGAAATCATATCGCAGGTAATTGCCATACCGAGCGAGACGGCGAAACAGGCGTCATGGTGCACCAATACGGTCCGCATATTTTCCACACTGATGATAAAGAGGTGTGGGAATATGTTAATCAGCACGGCACATTTATGCCTTATACCAACCGTGTCAAATCTACCGTTGGCGGTCAGGTTTATTCGTTGCCTGTTAATTTGCATACCATTAATCAATTTTTTGGCAAAGCATTTAGCCCAAAAGAAGCCTACGATTTTATTACCCAAAACCAAGCCAATAAAACCATTGGTGAGCCACAATCATTTGAAGAACAAGCATTAAAATTTGTGGGCAAAGACTTATACGAAGCCTTTTTTAAAGGCTACACCCAAAAACAATGGGGCTTGTCGCCAACCAAATTGCCAGCCAGCATTTTAAAGCGTTTGCCTGTGCGTTTTAATTACAATGACAATTACTTTTTTCACGAATATCAAGGAATGCCAAAAGACGGCTATACGGTGATTGTGGAAAGTATTTTAAACCACCCTAATATTGAAGTTTGTCTAAATACTGAATTTAACCCTGATGAAATGGCACAATTTGACCATACTTTTTATACAGGGGCGTTAGATGGTTTTTATGATTATAAATTGGGGCGGTTAGGCTATCGCACGCTGGATTTTGAACGCCATACCGATGACGGAGATTTTCAGGGTTGTGCGGTGATGAATTATGGTGAAGAGAGTGTGCCATATACCCGTATTGCTGAGCATAAGCATTTTACCCCTTGGGAAAATCACGATAAAACTGTCTATTTTAAAGAATATAGCCGTTTATGTGGCGAAAATGACATTCCTTATTATCCCATTCGTTTGGTGGACGAAAAAGCAATGCTTGAACAATATGTAGAGTTGGCAAACCAAGAAACCAAAGTTACTTTTGTTGGGCGACTTGCCACCTATCGTTATTTGGATATGGATGTTACCATTCGTGAAGCCTTAGATGTGGCAAGAGCGTTTTTAACCGCTAAGCAAAACGGTGAGCCCGTTAAGCCGTTTTATGTCAATGTATTATAA